A part of Fibrobacter sp. genomic DNA contains:
- a CDS encoding glycoside hydrolase family 16 protein — translation MISRFNSRKAFSCISSINFCLLLFFPLIVDAQTSTEDLLGSAELFTKEGVVYGRYEVRMRMVGADGVISSFFLWKQESGADDGIWNEIDIEVLGCTRNGFQSAIHYGKGGWSNMEHREAFHHFNRDLTSGYNTYAIEWTPDYILWKLNDSLVRKDTSDIVKNFRNVPMQLRFNIWPSLNPSWAGQFNPESLPKHMYINWIKYYKYTPGKGFDPSPVWVDNFDSDTLNPRWSTGFWESPDKASTHIDKNVNVRNGAAVLTLSKYSSPGYNGIIPQDSQGGTTFPKGFRR, via the coding sequence ATGATAAGCAGGTTCAACTCTCGAAAGGCTTTTTCTTGTATCTCTTCGATAAATTTTTGTTTATTGTTGTTTTTTCCGCTCATCGTAGACGCTCAGACTTCTACAGAGGATCTTCTGGGAAGTGCAGAACTTTTTACCAAAGAGGGTGTAGTTTACGGGCGCTATGAAGTACGTATGAGGATGGTGGGTGCAGATGGAGTAATAAGCTCATTTTTCCTCTGGAAACAGGAATCCGGTGCTGATGATGGAATATGGAATGAAATTGACATCGAGGTGCTTGGATGCACCCGTAATGGTTTTCAGAGCGCAATTCATTATGGGAAAGGCGGATGGTCCAATATGGAACATCGTGAAGCTTTTCATCATTTTAACAGAGATCTTACCTCAGGATACAACACCTATGCCATAGAATGGACACCAGATTATATCTTGTGGAAACTCAATGACAGTTTGGTAAGAAAAGACACCAGCGATATAGTCAAGAACTTCCGTAATGTTCCGATGCAGTTACGTTTTAATATCTGGCCTTCTCTTAATCCCTCCTGGGCCGGACAGTTTAACCCCGAATCACTGCCGAAACACATGTATATAAACTGGATAAAATATTATAAGTATACGCCAGGCAAAGGTTTTGACCCATCTCCTGTATGGGTGGACAATTTTGACTCTGATACGCTTAACCCTCGATGGAGTACAGGATTCTGGGAGAGCCCGGACAAAGCCAGCACACATATAGATAAAAATGTCAATGTCAGAAACGGTGCTGCGGTTCTTACTCTGTCAAAGTATTCATCCCCCGGGTATAACGGGATTATCCCTCAGGACAGCCAGGGAGGGACTACGTTTCCTAAAGGGTTTAGAAGATGA
- a CDS encoding SDR family oxidoreductase, with product MRNRTAIVTGGAQGIGRAISRVLLENDYNVAIAEIDSDAGREAEEELRDFGPVKFIQTDVSSEPAVIYLIEETVNWSGDISVLVNNAGVFLQKKLIDLSSQDWDYIIGVNLKGPFLCSKYASPHLSLNHGSIINISSTRAMMSEPDTEAYSASKGGLVSLTHALALSLAPDVRVNCISPGWIETRDWKKWSNRMLPLHTEQEKAQHPVGRVGNPLDIANMVNFLVDPDNSFITGQNFVVDGGMTKKMIYI from the coding sequence AATTGGGAGAGCAATCTCAAGAGTCCTGCTCGAAAACGATTATAATGTAGCGATTGCCGAAATCGATTCCGATGCCGGCCGGGAGGCAGAAGAGGAATTAAGAGATTTTGGCCCGGTGAAATTTATCCAGACTGATGTAAGCAGTGAGCCGGCAGTCATCTATCTCATTGAAGAGACAGTGAACTGGTCAGGTGACATAAGCGTACTTGTAAATAATGCCGGGGTTTTTCTACAGAAAAAGCTGATTGATCTTTCCTCTCAGGATTGGGACTATATCATAGGAGTCAATTTAAAGGGCCCTTTCCTCTGTTCCAAGTACGCATCCCCGCATCTCTCTTTAAACCACGGTTCGATAATAAATATCTCCTCTACCAGGGCGATGATGTCGGAGCCGGATACAGAGGCATACTCTGCGAGCAAAGGAGGGCTTGTTTCCCTGACACACGCTTTGGCTTTAAGCCTTGCACCCGATGTGCGGGTGAACTGTATCTCACCTGGATGGATTGAAACGCGGGATTGGAAAAAGTGGTCAAACCGCATGCTTCCCTTGCATACAGAACAGGAAAAGGCTCAGCATCCTGTGGGAAGAGTCGGAAATCCCCTGGATATTGCAAATATGGTCAATTTCCTGGTCGATCCCGATAATTCTTTTATTACAGGTCAGAATTTTGTAGTCGATGGCGGGATGACAAAAAAGATGATTTACATATAA